In Cyprinus carpio isolate SPL01 chromosome B16, ASM1834038v1, whole genome shotgun sequence, the following are encoded in one genomic region:
- the LOC109070741 gene encoding uncharacterized protein LOC109070741 yields MRKQQTLDRISETIPHIKWTDLTATKESQMSVGQESELSDEGLSLRTESKDKATPDVFLVPPQDQTEFIKDYSKQKSPKNESDSDQMSLFENQTVEDKLAPFHENTRSLPTNMQLIPKIESDNATTEACEVTTKATNIANISSSDLLEIKVQRQSILNKGFHNDTLLSPGGGNHTSKESCIENKTQVVHVAHTRGSKLRMDLNANKEKFEYNKGCIEDYKTQILCNVREERLDIGSNMAVTSSLGQYEEDMVLDLSLPKKKDQNKERKCEWVVDPEYEGSLHMEVDEIEEEPQHVEVEQEDDNEICCISSVSDAHTYLPQHWDGHLSSSSLEAMPTTSYPNIITPDPMDTLLIDDQGIPYTLTADGQKVPQIDNIHAEDLSKQTDLSPGQAEDKPSFIADVQDIADSRLQTLPNSLCPNMSIGHVSVETSQVAPNQEPKSPLDKPSIIPAISDLASVPIQIVANTTGSNTPILLLSPSQLQSLSSPASKANPGLITLSLPVPLSQNTQSSPMFLVLSSPQVSSTQSSSSPGQLSQISSSSTAALPIANCPLDLGSTLSSRPSLSTVSSATATDISGLNNLSNLPASPTSSAASSSTSTVTSTSPTKQFSTDAYSDTPVPTSFREALLRLAVSVEKKQENQPETHSVTTPCSEATKPDSSAIVHESKNKETEVNCDGETESTSVDQTDSLDTTSSTSPIRPESPGILISDPKNQALGPRRILYCQYCPRVFYYLSDLERHSITHSQSKPHVCHLCGKAFKRSSHLERHKHIHTGQRNFVCQLCPRRFRESGELMRHQRVHTGEKPFQCLICHMRFAERNTLRRHTKRKHQGQQLEAMDMKAKPESGGISLAGIQGEPEENAEWYSSTVPEMESDSDTGGE; encoded by the coding sequence ATGCGCAAACAACAAACATTGGACAGGATAAGTGAGACCATTCCACATATTAAATGGACTGATCTTACTGCCACCAAAGAAAGCCAAATGTCTGTGGGTCAGGAGAGTGAGTTATCAGATGAGGGACTCTCATTGAGGACAGAGTCTAAGGATAAAGCGACCCCAGATGTGTTTCTTGTTCCACCACAAGATCAGACAGAATTTATAAAGGATTACAGCAAGCAGAAATCGCCAAAAAATGAATCAGACTCAGACCAGATGAGTCTTTTTGAAAACCAGACTGTTGAAGATAAATTGGCCCCTTTTCATGAGAACACAAGGAGTCTACCAACAAACATGCAGCTGATACCCAAGATAGAGTCTGATAATGCTACGACAGAAGCTTGTGAGGTAACAACCAAAGCTACAAACATTGCCAACATCTCATCCAGTGATTTACTAGAGATTAAGGTTCAAAGacaatctattttaaataaaggttttcatAATGACACACTACTGTCACCTGGTGGAGGCAATCACACAAGCAAGGAGTCATGTATTGAGAATAAAACACAGGTTGTTCATGTGGCACATACAAGAGGGAGTAAACTTAGGATGGACCTAAatgcaaacaaagaaaaatttGAATATAACAAAGGCTGCATTGAAgattataaaacacaaattttatgtAATGTAAGAGAGGAGAGACTTGATATCGGAAGTAACATGGCAGTGACAAGTTCTTTGGGACAATATGAAGAAGACATGGTGTTAGATTTAAGCCTACCAAAAAAGAAAGACCAAAATAAGGAAAGGAAGTGTGAATGGGTTGTAGACCCTGAATATGAAGGTTCACTTCATATGGAAGTTGATGAAATCGAGGAGGAGCCTCAACATGTAGAAGTGGAGCAGGAGGATGACAATGAAATTTGCTGCATTTCATCAGTAAGTGACGCTCATACATATCTGCCTCAGCATTGGGATGGACATCTTTCCTCTTCTTCGCTTGAAGCCATGCCAACTACATCGTATCCCAACATCATAACCCCAGATCCGATGGATACACTACTTATAGATGACCAGGGCATTCCTTACACACTTACCGCAGATGGACAAAAAGTTCCGCAAATTGATAATATACATGCAGAGGACCTCTCTAAACAAACAGATCTAAGCCCAGGACAAGCTGAAGATAAGCCCTCATTCATTGCTGATGTACAGGATATTGCAGACTCTAGACTACAGACACTACCCAATTCACTGTGTCCAAATATGTCTATAGGGCATGTCTCAGTGGAAACCTCACAAGTTGCCCCAAACCAGGAGCCCAAATCTCCTCTTGATAAACCCTCCATCATACCTGCCATATCTGACTTGGCATCAGTACCCATTCAGATTGTGGCTAATACTACTGGGTCAAACACTCCCATTCTTCTTCTTTCTCCATCTCAGCTTCAGTCTCTTTCCTCACCGGCCTCTAAAGCTAACCCAGGGCTAATTACCCTTTCCTTACCAGTTCCTCTTAGTCAGAACACTCAGTCCTCCCCCATGTTCCTAGTTTTGTCATCTCCTCAGGTGTCCTCAACTCAGAGTTCGTCTTCGCCTGGGCAGTTATCTCAAATTTCCTCTTCTTCCACTGCTGCACTTCCCATAGCAAATTGTCCACTTGATTTGGGATCTACATTAAGTTCACGCCCGTCACTCAGCACAGTTTCCTCTGCCACAGCTACAGACATCTCAGGACTGAATAACCTTTCTAATCTTCCTGCTAGCCCTACCTCATCAGCTGCTTCCTCTAGCACTTCCACAGTGACCTCTACAAGTCCAACCAAGCAATTCAGCACTGATGCCTACTCCGACACACCAGTGCCCACTTCCTTTCGGGAAGCCCTTCTCAGATTGGCTGTGTCTGTGGAGAAGAAACAAGAAAACCAGCCTGAGACACATTCGGTCACTACTCCATGTTCTGAGGCCACCAAGCCTGATTCCTCTGCCATAGTCCATGAAAGTAAAAATAAGGAGACAGAGGTAAACTGTGATGGTGAGACTGAGTCTACCTCGGTAGACCAAACAGACTCATTAGATACCACCTCTTCTACATCACCCATTCGTCCTGAATCACCCGGAATTCTAATCAGTGACCCAAAGAACCAAGCATTAGGCCCTCGTCGCATTCTTTACTGTCAGTACTGTCCGCGGGTCTTCTACTATCTTTCGGACCTTGAGCGCCATTCCATCACACACTCCCAAAGCAAACCCCATGTATGTCACCTTTGTGGCAAGGCGTTCAAAAGATCAAGCCATCTTGAGCGACACAAACATATCCATACAGGTCAGAGAAACTTTGTGTGCCAGCTTTGCCCAAGGCGTTTTCGTGAATCAGGGGAACTAATGAGGCACCAGAGAGTACACACCGGTGAGAAACCCTTCCAGTGCTTAATATGCCACATGCGTTTTGCAGAGCGCAACACACTGCGACGTCACACGAAGCGCAAGCACCAAGGCCAGCAGCTGGAGGCGATGGACATGAAGGCAAAGCCAGAAAGTGGAGGGATTTCTCTTGCTGGTATACAAGGAGAGCCAGAAGAGAATGCGGAGTGGTACAGTTCAACAGTTCCTGAAATGGAGTCTGACAGTGACACAGGGGGAGAATGA